The Bacillus alveayuensis genome has a window encoding:
- a CDS encoding peptide-methionine (S)-S-oxide reductase (product_source=KO:K07304; cath_funfam=3.30.1060.10; cog=COG0225; ko=KO:K07304; pfam=PF01625; superfamily=55068; tigrfam=TIGR00401) — translation MGKDLEKATFAGGCFWCMVKPFDQWDGIHKVVSGYSGGDIENPTYKDVKSGKSGHYEVVQITFDPEVFPYEKLLEIYWQQIDPTDDGGQFHDRGDQYRTAIFYHNKEQKEKAEKSKQQLEKSGKFNKPIVTKILPAAPFYPAEEYHQDYYKKNPAAYQKERAESGRDDFIQKHWKE, via the coding sequence ATGGGAAAGGATTTAGAAAAAGCGACATTTGCTGGCGGCTGCTTTTGGTGTATGGTGAAACCATTCGACCAATGGGATGGTATACATAAAGTTGTTTCCGGATATTCGGGAGGAGATATTGAAAATCCAACCTATAAAGATGTGAAATCAGGAAAATCCGGACATTATGAAGTTGTCCAAATTACGTTTGATCCAGAGGTATTTCCTTATGAGAAGCTATTAGAAATTTATTGGCAGCAAATTGATCCAACCGATGACGGCGGTCAATTCCATGACCGTGGAGATCAGTATCGGACTGCGATTTTTTATCATAATAAAGAGCAAAAGGAAAAAGCAGAAAAATCAAAGCAGCAGCTTGAAAAAAGCGGTAAGTTTAACAAGCCAATTGTGACGAAAATATTGCCTGCCGCTCCGTTTTATCCTGCTGAAGAATATCATCAAGATTATTATAAAAAGAATCCAGCAGCTTATCAGAAAGAAAGAGCAGAATCAGGTCGTGATGACTTTATTCAAAAGCATTGGAAAGAATGA
- a CDS encoding spore germination protein (product_source=KO:K06306; cath_funfam=3.10.350.10,3.20.20.80; cog=COG3858; ko=KO:K06306; pfam=PF00704,PF01476; smart=SM00257; superfamily=51445,54106), translating into MQIHVVKPGDTLWRISQLYNVSTDQLIQTNKIQNPSQLVVGQTIVIPILGRYHWVAPGETIYTISRRYNVPSNELIRINRISDPQMIPVGFRLYIPQQARPSVDVNAYIDIRMSGAQSPQIVDDVGEHLTYLAIFSYAVNRNGTLTPVDDQSTINAAYRDRVTPLMVLTNFEEGTFSRELATSVLTNPSLQDKILDEAIRIMEEKGYLGLDFDFEYLGRENRERYHSFLRKARARLKEKGYLLTSALAPKIRDDQKGILYEGHDYRAQGEIVDFIFFMTYEWGWSGGPPMAVSPINEVRKVMEYAISRVPKNKIMMGIPLYGYDWTLPYVPGGQWAKSISPQEAIKLALRYNQSIQYDPVSQAPYFYYTDENGARHVVWFEDARSIQAKFDLVKELGIRGFFYWVLGGEFPQNWLLIQDNFLVNKRVTT; encoded by the coding sequence TTGCAAATACATGTCGTCAAACCGGGGGATACACTTTGGCGAATTTCACAGCTTTACAATGTGTCAACGGATCAACTAATCCAAACAAATAAAATTCAAAATCCAAGTCAATTAGTAGTTGGTCAAACGATTGTTATTCCTATATTGGGTCGATACCATTGGGTTGCACCAGGGGAAACGATATACACGATTAGCCGTCGATACAATGTACCCTCAAATGAATTAATTAGAATAAACAGAATATCTGATCCGCAAATGATTCCAGTTGGTTTTCGATTATATATTCCACAACAGGCTCGTCCAAGTGTAGATGTAAATGCTTATATTGACATTCGCATGTCTGGTGCTCAATCACCCCAAATTGTTGATGATGTCGGGGAGCATTTAACGTATTTAGCTATTTTTAGTTATGCGGTAAACCGAAATGGAACATTGACTCCTGTTGACGATCAGTCAACAATTAATGCTGCCTACCGAGACCGCGTGACACCCTTAATGGTTTTAACGAATTTTGAAGAAGGAACTTTTAGCCGTGAATTAGCCACTAGCGTACTAACAAACCCTAGTTTACAAGACAAAATTCTTGATGAAGCTATTCGCATTATGGAGGAAAAAGGGTATCTTGGTCTAGATTTTGATTTTGAATATTTAGGAAGAGAAAATAGGGAAAGGTATCATTCATTTTTGAGAAAAGCACGAGCAAGATTAAAAGAAAAAGGATATTTACTTACATCTGCCTTAGCGCCAAAAATTAGAGATGATCAAAAAGGTATTTTATATGAAGGGCATGACTACAGAGCCCAAGGTGAGATTGTTGACTTTATTTTCTTTATGACCTATGAATGGGGTTGGTCTGGTGGGCCGCCAATGGCTGTTTCACCAATAAATGAGGTTCGAAAGGTGATGGAATATGCCATTTCAAGAGTTCCGAAAAATAAAATCATGATGGGGATTCCGCTTTACGGATATGATTGGACACTTCCTTATGTACCAGGTGGGCAATGGGCGAAATCGATTAGTCCTCAAGAAGCCATTAAGTTAGCTCTTCGTTATAATCAAAGCATTCAATATGACCCTGTATCACAAGCTCCATATTTTTATTATACTGATGAAAATGGAGCTAGACATGTTGTATGGTTTGAGGATGCCAGAAGTATTCAAGCTAAATTCGATCTAGTTAAGGAGTTAGGGATAAGAGGATTTTTCTACTGGGTATTAGGGGGAGAATTTCCGCAAAATTGGCTGCTTATACAAGATAATTTCCTTGTAAACAAACGTGTCACAACATAG
- a CDS encoding ferritin (product_source=KO:K02217; cath_funfam=1.20.1260.10; cog=COG1528; ko=KO:K02217; pfam=PF00210; superfamily=47240) has translation MPSKKLVEGLVEQMNFEFESANIYLAMAAYCQAENWDGFANFFLVQAEEERFHAMKIFHYLNNIGERAFITGCKSPNNEFQSITDCFESAYLHEKEVTKRIYALSDLALDERDHGTIHFLKWYIDEQIEEEAMFDNIIVQLKRINNDTNGMFLLDRELANRKFTPEG, from the coding sequence ATGCCTAGTAAAAAACTTGTTGAAGGACTAGTCGAACAAATGAACTTTGAATTTGAATCAGCCAATATTTATTTAGCGATGGCTGCCTATTGCCAAGCAGAAAACTGGGATGGATTTGCTAATTTCTTTTTAGTACAAGCAGAAGAAGAACGTTTTCATGCTATGAAAATATTCCATTACTTAAACAATATTGGCGAAAGAGCTTTCATTACAGGATGCAAATCTCCAAACAATGAATTTCAATCGATTACAGACTGCTTTGAGTCAGCTTATCTTCATGAAAAAGAAGTGACAAAACGTATTTATGCTTTATCTGACTTAGCCCTTGATGAACGAGATCACGGAACGATTCATTTCTTAAAATGGTATATAGATGAACAAATCGAGGAAGAAGCCATGTTTGATAATATCATCGTTCAGTTAAAACGAATCAATAACGATACAAACGGTATGTTTTTGCTCGATCGTGAATTGGCTAACCGGAAGTTTACACCAGAAGGGTAA
- a CDS encoding long-chain acyl-CoA synthetase (product_source=KO:K01897; cath_funfam=2.30.38.10,3.30.300.30,3.40.50.980; cog=COG0318; ko=KO:K01897; pfam=PF00501,PF13193; superfamily=56801; tigrfam=TIGR01923): MNLVKRLNEITRMHPEKNAYIFQNQPTTYGELGIYINRFAERLNQLGIKKGDHVALLLGNSPQFVISLYGSLKAGATVIPINPMYTQNEIEYILNNGDVKLVIALDKLLPLLEKLNERLPEFTQIIACPTPERELDIGQFPFLKEKTQTFTNMINEGNSKFEGPTLSDDDVAVILYTSGTTGKPKGAMLTHRNIYSNAMDTGLYLQMNHQDKVIATLPMFHVFCLTVALNAPLMTGATVIIVPKFSPSEIFQVVRNYKATVFAGVPTMYSFLLQYEVGKAGDLQSLRLCISGGASMPVALLQDFEKKFNVIISEGYGLSEASPVTCFNPLDRPRKPGSIGTNITNVVNKVVNELGEELPPGEVGELIVRGPNVMKGYYKMPEETSHTLRNGWLYTGDLAKMDEEGYFYIVDRKKDLIIVGGYNVYPREVEEVLYNHPDVVEAAVVGVPDPEFGEAVKAFVVKKNPDLTEGQLVDYCKEKLAKYKIPSLIEFLDELPKNTTGKILRRALKEQLVK, from the coding sequence TTGAATCTAGTAAAAAGATTAAATGAGATTACAAGAATGCACCCAGAGAAAAATGCTTACATATTTCAAAATCAACCAACTACCTATGGGGAATTAGGGATTTATATTAATCGATTTGCCGAACGTTTAAATCAGTTAGGAATCAAAAAAGGGGACCATGTTGCACTTCTTCTAGGAAACTCACCTCAGTTTGTCATTTCTCTTTATGGCTCGTTAAAAGCTGGTGCCACCGTAATTCCGATCAATCCAATGTACACACAAAATGAGATTGAATACATTTTAAATAATGGAGATGTAAAATTAGTTATTGCTTTAGATAAACTTCTTCCATTATTAGAAAAATTAAATGAACGCCTTCCGGAATTCACTCAGATCATTGCTTGCCCAACACCCGAACGAGAATTAGACATTGGACAATTTCCATTTTTAAAAGAAAAAACGCAAACGTTTACAAATATGATTAATGAGGGAAATTCAAAATTTGAAGGTCCCACACTTTCTGATGATGATGTTGCGGTCATTTTATACACCTCTGGTACAACAGGTAAACCAAAGGGAGCCATGCTTACTCATCGAAATATATACAGCAATGCAATGGATACAGGCTTATATTTACAAATGAACCATCAAGACAAGGTAATTGCAACGCTTCCAATGTTCCACGTCTTTTGTCTAACTGTAGCGCTAAATGCTCCACTCATGACAGGTGCTACCGTCATTATTGTTCCAAAATTTAGTCCATCTGAAATATTCCAAGTTGTACGCAATTATAAAGCAACTGTTTTTGCTGGTGTTCCGACGATGTATAGCTTCCTGCTTCAATATGAAGTTGGAAAAGCAGGTGATTTACAATCGCTTAGACTATGTATTTCTGGCGGTGCTTCAATGCCTGTTGCCCTGTTACAAGATTTTGAGAAAAAGTTTAATGTCATTATTTCAGAAGGTTATGGTCTATCAGAAGCTTCACCCGTAACCTGTTTTAATCCACTAGATCGCCCACGCAAACCAGGTTCTATTGGTACAAACATAACCAATGTTGTAAACAAAGTCGTCAATGAACTTGGGGAGGAGCTACCACCAGGTGAAGTAGGAGAATTGATCGTACGTGGTCCTAATGTGATGAAAGGATATTATAAAATGCCGGAAGAAACGTCTCATACTTTACGAAATGGTTGGCTTTATACAGGAGATTTAGCCAAAATGGATGAAGAAGGATATTTTTATATCGTTGATCGAAAAAAGGATTTAATTATCGTCGGAGGCTATAACGTATATCCTAGAGAAGTTGAAGAAGTATTATATAATCATCCAGATGTCGTGGAAGCAGCAGTTGTTGGTGTTCCAGATCCTGAATTTGGAGAGGCCGTCAAAGCTTTTGTCGTGAAGAAAAATCCGGATTTAACTGAGGGACAATTAGTAGACTACTGTAAAGAAAAATTGGCTAAATACAAAATACCTAGCTTGATTGAATTTTTAGATGAACTTCCAAAAAATACAACAGGGAAAATTTTACGGAGAGCTTTAAAAGAACAATTAGTAAAATAA
- a CDS encoding hypothetical protein (product_source=Hypo-rule applied) translates to MPEFKVPKEHEPIWREDVKLPSFSKSQPIY, encoded by the coding sequence ATGCCAGAATTTAAAGTGCCGAAAGAACATGAACCTATTTGGAGAGAAGATGTAAAACTTCCTTCTTTTTCAAAATCGCAACCCATTTACTAA
- a CDS encoding proline dehydrogenase (product_source=KO:K00318; cath_funfam=3.20.20.220; cog=COG0506; ko=KO:K00318; pfam=PF01619; superfamily=51730), protein MFETISKNFFMALSQSKTLNKAARKWGLKFGASQVVAGETIESAIEAVKKLNEKGLVATLDHLGEFVTSREEAMEATDYCIKTLEAISISGVKSGLSVKLTQLGLDIDKQFCVDNMKKILETAKKYNIFVRIDMEDYSHCQVTLDILRELRETYNNVGTVIQAYLFRAYQDVKDLKGVPLRLVKGAYKESPEVAYQDKKDVDENYLKIIKEHLFSGSYTAIATHDHNIIAKVKEFVKEHNIPNSQFEFQMLYGFRTELQLSLVKEGYKVRIYIPFGNDWFGYFMRRLAERPQNVAFAFRGFFSK, encoded by the coding sequence ATGTTCGAAACGATTTCCAAAAACTTTTTTATGGCCTTATCTCAAAGTAAAACTTTAAATAAAGCTGCTCGAAAGTGGGGGCTAAAGTTTGGAGCTTCCCAAGTAGTTGCTGGTGAGACGATTGAATCAGCTATTGAAGCTGTAAAAAAATTAAATGAAAAAGGTCTTGTTGCTACATTAGACCATTTAGGAGAATTTGTGACAAGTCGTGAAGAAGCGATGGAAGCGACTGATTATTGTATTAAAACATTGGAAGCGATTTCAATATCTGGTGTTAAAAGCGGATTATCTGTTAAACTAACACAGCTTGGGTTAGATATTGATAAACAATTTTGTGTAGACAATATGAAAAAGATTTTAGAAACAGCAAAGAAATATAATATTTTTGTTCGTATTGATATGGAGGATTACTCCCATTGTCAAGTGACTCTTGATATTTTACGTGAGCTACGTGAAACATATAACAATGTTGGTACCGTTATACAAGCTTATTTATTTAGAGCATATCAAGATGTGAAGGATTTAAAAGGGGTTCCATTACGACTCGTAAAAGGCGCTTATAAAGAATCACCTGAGGTTGCCTATCAAGATAAAAAAGATGTTGATGAAAACTACTTGAAAATTATAAAAGAACATTTATTTAGTGGCAGCTACACAGCCATTGCGACACACGATCATAACATTATTGCGAAAGTAAAAGAGTTTGTAAAAGAGCATAACATTCCAAATTCTCAATTTGAGTTTCAAATGCTATATGGCTTCAGAACAGAATTGCAGCTTAGCCTTGTCAAAGAAGGATACAAAGTGCGAATTTACATTCCATTCGGGAATGATTGGTTCGGTTATTTCATGCGTCGCTTAGCGGAAAGACCTCAGAACGTCGCCTTCGCCTTTAGAGGATTCTTCTCCAAATAA
- a CDS encoding 1-pyrroline-5-carboxylate dehydrogenase (product_source=KO:K00294; cath_funfam=3.40.309.10,3.40.605.10; cog=COG1012; ko=KO:K00294; pfam=PF00171; superfamily=53720; tigrfam=TIGR01237) — MIPYKHEPFTDFTVEQNKKAFEEGLKKVETYLGQEYPLIIGGDRITTEEKIVSVNPANKEEVVGRVSKANKELAEKAMRVADDTFKTWSKVKPEVRADILFRAAAIVRRRKHEFSALLVKEAGKPWKEADADTAEAIDFMEYYGRQMLEIKDGVNVNSRPGEFNRYHYIPLGVGVVIPPWNFAFAIMAGTTVAALVTGNTVLLKPASLTPVVAAKFVEVLEEAGLPKGVVNYIPGSGAEVGDYLVDHPRTRFISFTGSREVGVRIYERAAKVNPGQKWLKRVIAEMGGKDTIVVDKEADLELAAQSIVASAFGFSGQKCSACSRAVVLEEVYDQVLNRVVELTKGLSVGDPANPSTYMGPVIDQSAFNKILDYIEIGKEEGRLIVGGKGDNSKGFFIEPTVFADVDPNARIMQEEIFGPVVAFTKAKDFDEAIEIANNTEYGLTGAVISNNRSHIEKAREDFHVGNLYFNRGCTGAIVGYQPFGGFNMSGTDSKAGGPDYLLLHMQAKTTSEML, encoded by the coding sequence ATGATTCCTTACAAACATGAACCTTTTACTGATTTTACGGTTGAACAAAACAAGAAGGCGTTTGAAGAAGGGCTAAAGAAAGTTGAAACGTATTTAGGACAAGAGTATCCACTTATTATTGGTGGCGATCGTATTACGACAGAAGAAAAAATCGTATCCGTAAACCCAGCGAATAAAGAGGAGGTTGTCGGACGCGTTTCGAAAGCAAATAAAGAATTAGCTGAAAAAGCCATGCGAGTGGCAGATGACACGTTTAAAACATGGAGTAAGGTGAAACCAGAAGTCCGGGCTGATATATTATTCCGCGCTGCTGCGATCGTTCGTCGTCGCAAGCATGAGTTTTCTGCTTTACTTGTGAAAGAAGCAGGTAAGCCATGGAAAGAAGCAGATGCCGATACAGCTGAAGCGATCGACTTTATGGAGTATTATGGACGTCAAATGTTAGAAATCAAAGACGGTGTAAACGTAAATAGTCGTCCAGGAGAATTTAACCGCTATCACTATATTCCACTTGGTGTTGGCGTTGTAATTCCACCATGGAACTTCGCCTTTGCGATTATGGCAGGTACAACGGTTGCAGCATTAGTTACAGGAAATACCGTTTTATTAAAGCCAGCTTCTTTAACACCAGTTGTGGCAGCAAAGTTTGTGGAAGTATTAGAAGAAGCAGGGCTTCCAAAAGGGGTTGTGAACTATATTCCAGGTAGCGGTGCTGAAGTTGGCGACTACTTAGTCGATCACCCTCGTACACGCTTTATTTCCTTCACAGGTTCACGTGAAGTAGGGGTTCGTATTTACGAGCGTGCAGCAAAAGTAAACCCAGGCCAAAAATGGTTAAAGCGTGTCATTGCCGAAATGGGTGGAAAAGACACCATCGTTGTCGATAAAGAAGCAGACCTTGAACTAGCAGCTCAATCCATCGTTGCTTCTGCTTTCGGATTCTCTGGTCAAAAATGTTCCGCATGCTCTCGTGCAGTCGTACTCGAAGAAGTGTATGATCAAGTGTTAAACCGTGTCGTTGAATTAACGAAAGGGCTTTCAGTTGGTGACCCAGCTAATCCATCAACTTATATGGGACCGGTGATCGATCAATCTGCCTTCAACAAAATTCTTGATTATATTGAAATTGGAAAAGAAGAAGGGAGACTAATAGTTGGCGGAAAAGGAGACAATTCCAAAGGGTTCTTTATTGAACCGACTGTATTTGCTGATGTCGATCCGAACGCCCGCATAATGCAAGAAGAAATTTTCGGACCAGTTGTCGCGTTCACTAAAGCAAAAGACTTTGATGAAGCAATTGAAATTGCCAACAACACAGAATACGGCTTAACAGGTGCGGTTATTTCCAACAACCGTTCACACATTGAAAAAGCGCGTGAAGACTTCCATGTTGGTAACTTATACTTTAACCGCGGTTGTACAGGAGCGATTGTAGGATACCAACCATTTGGTGGATTTAACATGTCTGGTACAGACTCTAAAGCAGGTGGCCCTGACTACTTACTTCTTCACATGCAGGCGAAAACAACATCGGAAATGCTTTAA
- a CDS encoding PAS domain S-box-containing protein (product_source=TIGR00229; cath_funfam=1.10.10.60,1.10.8.60,3.30.450.20,3.40.50.300; cog=COG3829; pfam=PF00158,PF00989,PF02954; smart=SM00091,SM00382; superfamily=46689,52540,55785; tigrfam=TIGR00229), with protein MMHLNLSLKALSLPLDNTHKVKHMKFVPKNDHLSDLEHLLDGQDLALVDEQGNVIGWVPYTRIADVLLKQWKILSSFYETLLKAVDDAITVVDKNGTIISWNPKAEELYQCRQQESVGKHITSLFKEESVVLMSALKDGKSVVRQYNQPKSDVHVLINTQPVYLKDKIVGGISVERDISDIVKLNEELLSTTAYIQHLESQMKSDEKHDPFHKIKGRSPALMNAIHLAKKVASTDAPVLITGESGVGKELFSQAIHQASERKEHPFVAINCGAIPAALFESELFGYEKGAFTGAVKEGKKGKFDAAKGGTLFLDEIGEMPLDLQVKLLRVLQEKQFYRIGGTKPIPVDVRIIAATNRDLEKMVSEGTFRQDLYYRLNVVSIHIPPLRERIEDIPELIQLYLKEFSIKYKKPTPTIDPEVMYRFMENSWEGNIRQLRNTIERIMILVDEETITPHHLPAPFNQKPTMVIPRLEREDPVPLSHLSEKEKIQYALQKTYGNKSAAAKLLGISRMSLYNKLKKYGL; from the coding sequence ATGATGCATCTTAACCTTTCTTTGAAAGCGCTATCTTTACCTTTAGATAACACTCATAAAGTTAAACATATGAAATTCGTTCCTAAAAATGATCATTTATCAGATTTAGAACACTTATTAGATGGACAAGATCTTGCTTTAGTTGATGAACAAGGAAATGTTATAGGTTGGGTTCCATATACAAGAATAGCCGATGTGCTATTAAAACAATGGAAAATCTTATCCTCTTTTTACGAAACATTGTTAAAAGCAGTAGATGATGCGATTACAGTGGTCGATAAAAATGGAACGATTATCTCTTGGAACCCAAAAGCTGAAGAGCTTTATCAATGTAGACAACAAGAAAGTGTTGGGAAACATATCACAAGCTTATTTAAAGAAGAATCCGTCGTTTTAATGTCAGCATTAAAAGATGGTAAATCTGTTGTAAGACAATATAATCAGCCTAAGTCAGATGTCCACGTATTAATTAATACACAGCCTGTTTATTTAAAGGATAAAATTGTTGGCGGTATTTCGGTTGAACGAGACATTAGTGATATCGTGAAATTAAATGAAGAACTTTTATCAACGACCGCTTATATACAGCATTTAGAAAGCCAAATGAAATCAGATGAAAAACATGACCCTTTTCATAAAATTAAAGGAAGAAGCCCTGCTTTAATGAATGCGATCCATTTAGCGAAAAAGGTTGCTTCAACTGATGCTCCTGTATTAATTACAGGAGAAAGTGGTGTCGGAAAAGAATTGTTCTCTCAGGCAATTCACCAAGCAAGCGAAAGAAAAGAGCATCCTTTTGTTGCGATTAACTGCGGTGCCATTCCAGCAGCCCTTTTTGAAAGTGAATTGTTCGGTTATGAAAAAGGTGCCTTTACTGGTGCTGTAAAAGAAGGAAAGAAAGGAAAGTTCGATGCGGCAAAAGGAGGGACATTATTTTTAGATGAAATTGGCGAAATGCCGCTTGATTTGCAAGTAAAACTTTTGCGTGTACTTCAAGAGAAACAATTTTACCGAATTGGTGGGACGAAACCTATTCCAGTTGATGTACGTATTATTGCCGCAACAAATCGTGACCTTGAAAAAATGGTCTCAGAAGGAACATTCCGCCAAGATTTATATTACCGATTGAACGTCGTGTCTATCCACATTCCCCCATTAAGGGAGCGAATAGAAGATATTCCTGAGCTTATCCAGCTTTATTTAAAGGAGTTTTCTATTAAATACAAAAAACCCACTCCAACGATCGATCCTGAAGTTATGTACCGTTTTATGGAAAATTCGTGGGAAGGAAATATTCGCCAATTGCGAAATACAATTGAACGAATCATGATTCTAGTCGACGAAGAAACGATCACCCCTCACCATCTGCCAGCACCATTTAACCAAAAACCAACAATGGTAATACCTAGGTTAGAAAGAGAAGACCCTGTTCCATTGTCTCATTTATCGGAAAAAGAAAAAATTCAATATGCTTTACAAAAAACATATGGAAACAAATCCGCTGCAGCTAAGCTATTAGGGATTTCGAGGATGAGTCTTTATAATAAGTTAAAAAAATATGGGTTGTAA